AAACTCAAAAATCAATATAGGCAACTTGGCATCCCTGGTCCTACATAATTCTGATAAATTCCCGTCAAAGCCAACCCATGATGGATGAAGAGGCATAGCTTACATATTGCATTcctattatttagattttattaaaTTCATTATAATTTCAGCGTCCTTGCTCATTACTATGCCTTAGCATGACAACCTCAGCAGACCCACTGTCTGGAGCGCCAAGTCAATTGACGCACAGCATCGGCCAATCCCAGGCAAACAGTAAACTTTTAAAGTTGCAATTCAGACACAATATACCAACCTAAATTATGCCTGGAGAATTGACTAAAATTGCATTCAGTTCTATGGATGGTTTAGTACCAGTAGCAAAGCCGATAAAAGACTAGCTCTCAATTGATAGTTTCTTAAAGATGTCACCATCAGATAAATTTCAACACGGAAACAAACAAGACAACAACCTGATTTACAAACACATCACACATATGCAATCTAACAGCTAATCTACACAACATACATAGCAATCCTTCACCTCTGAACCCTGCATTACCAAGTACTTAAAAACCTCAACAAGGCTTTCCTAGTTAAGCTAGTTCACCTCATTAATAGTTTAATATTCATCTCACTCCGTATAATAATTCATCACCATGATTGACAGCAAAGGAAATAATGCATGCAATTTCTATGATGGAATCGAAGTTATATTTGGTGAAGATGGAATCTATAGTAAAATTGTAACTTCAATACAGCTAACGACAGCACTGCAGCAAATTTCCATCTGCATTAACCTGATGGAATGGAAACAATCCATTGTTCCTATCAAATGGTTTTGACCACAAGAGAGTAATCAATTTGCCCTATTTTTTTTTCACAGGGCCATCAATGGAAATATATAAACATAGAGCTTGATCAACTAACAGGAAAAGCATTGAAAAACTCACAGCATTATCATCATTCACGAGTAGCGGTGACTTTCAACAAAGTTAATGGAACGTCAGTAACATCCTAAGCCGCTTCAAATGTAAGATTATTGAGGCAATCACAGGAACCCGCTGATTTCTCAGCTTCAAAAATTATGCAGAAAAAACAAAAATTTGCAAGTGCTTGCAATTCAATCATGCAAATGACAACAGAAGCTTATCTATTCAATCCCCTGAAACACATTTTATGATGCACTTCTTCTCAAGGATAGTAACCAGTGAAAGTAAATCCCCTTCCCACAATCTCACCAGCACAAAACCAAGCAAAGCACTCCAGCCCAAACAAAGCAGCAATGCCAGCATCTTCAACTTTCAGCTCCTGCCTATTCTTCCATAAATTCTTCATATAATCAAGTTCCTTCCAGAATGATTCATAACGATTGGGAATACTgtgcaaaagaaaaataaaagagatatcaAGAaacaaaataacataaaaatttaAAGTCGAAGCCACTTTGATTGTTTCCATGCACAAGACACTCACGTTAGGCATCAATGAATTTCAATAAGAGACAACTAATGACTCTTTATAAAAGGTAACACTTAATTATTGATGTTGTTCTCCTTCTCGACGGGTTATGGATGTCGGGTTCAAGGATCTGCAAAAGAAAAGAGTACCGAGTAGGTTAGATGGCCACCGTTCCGATACCTAAGTCAGTTATAAGAATTGGATTGTAGAATAGATAGGTAAAAACTGAGTAGTATACATACCTGATGGCACTTATATAGGCTTTTGATGTAAATTCCTATTAGGATTAGAAGTCTGTAGTTGAGTAGAACTAGAAGTCTACTTTGCTGGTTGAGTCCTCATACTGATAAAATTTTGATCATGGCGGATATCTCAGGATCTTTATCCTTGAAAGTGATCCGAGTATCGCTAATATAGTTTGGTGAGTGACTCTCTTTTCCGAGTGTCCAGGTATCATCTGATTCGAACTGCTTATTTGACTAATAATATCACAACCACTAAAATAATACTAAGAGGTGAGTAACAAATAACTAAGTAAATGGGTAATAAGCAGTCCAAACGAGATGACACTCGGACACTCAGAAAAAAGTCACTCGCTCAATTATACTAGTGATACTCGGATCACTTTCAAATATAAGAATCCCGAGATATTCGCTATGATCAAAATTCCATCCGTATGAGGACTCAACTAGTGGAGTAGACTCCTAGTTCTACTCAACCACAGACTCCTAATCTTAATAAGAATTCACATCAAAGGCCTATATAAGGGTCATCAGGTATGCACACTACTCAGTTTTCGCCTATCTATTCTATAATCCAGTTCTCATAACTGACTTAAGCATCGGAGCAATGGTCATCTAACCCCCTTGATGCTCTTCTCTTTTGCAGATCCTTGAACTCGACATCCATAACCTGTCGGAAAGGAGAACAGCATCAATTATCAATGGAAAATGCAACTCGAAAAGAGTACAAATGGTATAAATACAACAATATCGACATAAATGCTATAAGTTTGAAAAAACAAATACATTATTCTCCTAGGATAGTTCTCAAGAAATGCAAGAAATAATCTTACTATTTGATCCTA
The sequence above is a segment of the Hevea brasiliensis isolate MT/VB/25A 57/8 chromosome 11, ASM3005281v1, whole genome shotgun sequence genome. Coding sequences within it:
- the LOC110635890 gene encoding uncharacterized protein LOC110635890: MASKLLQLQSKACQASKFLSKHGTAYYKQLLEQNKQYIQEPPTVEKCNLLSKQLFYTRLASIPNRYESFWKELDYMKNLWKNRQELKVEDAGIAALFGLECFAWFCAGEIVGRGFTFTGYYP